A single genomic interval of Bradyrhizobium japonicum USDA 6 harbors:
- a CDS encoding helix-turn-helix domain-containing protein produces MTQAGVYGQRLGRGLHVKEAPVLITRSLRSAEVAVTEVRNDKPTPELSGSLPAEDAYLVSLKLRDYPACECWEEGRYVTREDIRAGATYLYDLKRDPRYVIDKPFHSLFFYLPRPALHDMARQPGAPRIGELSYEPGVGHDDGVIRHIGASLQEALRRPDETNQLFIDHMMLALTAHVAQTYGGLKPVAEPSRGGLAPWQVKRACDRLDSDLSGKVALEQIATELGLSVSHFSRAFRISTGLPPHQWLLRQRVKAATQLMTVRNLPLSEIAISAGFANQSHFTRVFTQMVGVSPGAWRRETHGGPDA; encoded by the coding sequence ATGACACAAGCAGGCGTCTACGGGCAGAGGCTCGGGCGAGGCCTTCACGTCAAGGAAGCTCCGGTTCTGATTACGCGCTCGCTGCGCAGCGCAGAGGTCGCGGTCACCGAAGTCCGCAATGACAAGCCGACGCCCGAGCTTTCCGGCTCGCTGCCGGCGGAGGATGCTTACCTCGTCAGCCTGAAGCTCCGCGACTATCCCGCCTGCGAATGTTGGGAGGAAGGCCGCTACGTCACCAGAGAGGATATTCGTGCGGGCGCGACCTATCTGTACGACCTCAAGCGAGATCCGCGCTATGTGATCGACAAGCCGTTTCACTCGCTCTTCTTCTATTTGCCGCGCCCGGCCCTTCACGACATGGCGAGGCAACCCGGCGCGCCACGCATTGGCGAGCTCAGTTACGAGCCCGGTGTGGGCCATGACGACGGGGTGATCCGTCATATCGGCGCCAGCTTGCAGGAAGCACTGCGTCGGCCTGACGAGACCAACCAGCTCTTCATCGATCACATGATGCTCGCGCTCACCGCTCACGTCGCCCAGACCTATGGCGGGCTGAAGCCTGTCGCTGAGCCTAGCCGCGGCGGGCTCGCGCCATGGCAGGTGAAGCGCGCCTGCGACCGGCTCGACTCCGATCTCTCAGGCAAGGTCGCGCTGGAGCAGATCGCGACCGAGCTCGGCCTTTCGGTCAGCCACTTTTCACGCGCATTCCGGATCTCCACCGGCCTGCCACCGCATCAATGGCTGCTGCGCCAGCGCGTGAAGGCGGCCACGCAGCTGATGACCGTCCGCAACCTGCCGTTGTCCGAAATTGCGATCTCGGCTGGATTTGCCAATCAAAGCCATTTCACGCGGGTGTTCACGCAGATGGTCGGCGTCAGTCCGGGCGCATGGCGCCGCGAAACCCATGGCGGGCCGGACGCGTAG
- a CDS encoding adenylate/guanylate cyclase domain-containing protein: MQIAEWLEKLGLGQYAERFAQNGIDMSVLPELMDEDFDRLGVLLGHRRKMLRAIADLDPAALIASPAPPHDAERRHLTVMFCDLVGSTALSARLDPEDMWEVIRAYRAACASVIAAYDGRIARFVGDGILVYFGYPRAHEDDAERAVRAGLDTVSAVGQLKTGTTERVELRIAIATGLVVVGDLISGDASEEHATVGDAPNLAARLQSLAEPGAVVVASSTRRLLGDLFTFRNLGRREVKGIAEPIAVWAVEGATASESRFEAVHAARSIGFVGRKEEIEFALSRQRLAWQGQGQMVLISGEAGIGKSRFVATLSESPALGAHRRMRYQCSPYHTNSALHPFVAQLERAAGIRAHDTPEQKLDKLEAMLALGTQQVARATPLIAALLSISTGDHYPPLGLSPAQQRRQTFAALLDQLEGLAREQPLLVICEDMHWADATTLELFDLGVDRIRGLPILMLMTARPEFEPSWSGLANVALLRLDRLDRQDTRALVEQVTIGRQLPREMMKQIIDKTDGIPLFVEELTKMVLESGLLIEDSGRYRLDSPLPPLAIPATLQDSLMARLDRLAPVKEVAQIGAAIGRDFSYALLRYVTGRDDLTLSAALGQLEEAELLVRRGTPPDANYSFRHALVQEAAYEGLLKSKRQLLHKRIGDVLREKFPVVAETEPEVLAHHFTEAGLNEIALEWWRKAGQQALKRSAYSEAIAHLGKAIASADEVPDDPRRMMSRLHLQIEYGRALRGSLGHSAPETVAAWTRARRFAADINDPVELAPVHSGLFNACLTHGELAPMRELADAIRSAADRRPDSPVAAVVAHWTGGVTCWFGGDYLDARMHLEQAFEIYGAEPDPAMFKASALDLPFVIMRFLALVLWPLGKIARARRLAAEAVSASGEKRALSQANALVHRAVFDGLCGGMLQQTETILALGLARDHTMPLYVAAGTYLNGLAKWRAGDQMTGLTEMRRGWTLLHENDCYLCEPFWGMHVALANAASGQLETGLEILSELIAWTGQSGQHWLDAELHRVRGELLWRLDPSDEAGAEASLNRALEIARHQQTKTFELRSALGLARLHKRNGRAGGVSEVLAAVLAEFDVERNLSEVVEAKELLEQVH, from the coding sequence ATGCAGATCGCGGAGTGGCTCGAGAAGCTGGGGCTTGGGCAATACGCGGAGCGTTTTGCCCAAAATGGGATCGACATGAGTGTCCTTCCCGAACTGATGGACGAGGATTTCGATAGGCTCGGAGTGCTGCTCGGCCATCGCCGCAAAATGCTGCGTGCTATCGCCGACCTCGATCCAGCCGCGCTGATCGCATCGCCGGCTCCTCCTCACGACGCCGAGCGGCGTCACCTGACCGTTATGTTTTGCGATCTGGTCGGCTCGACTGCGCTCTCGGCGCGTCTCGATCCCGAGGACATGTGGGAAGTGATCCGGGCCTACCGCGCCGCCTGCGCGAGCGTCATTGCCGCTTATGATGGCAGGATAGCCAGGTTCGTCGGTGACGGAATACTCGTCTATTTCGGCTATCCCCGCGCCCACGAGGATGATGCGGAGCGCGCAGTGCGTGCGGGCCTCGACACCGTCTCTGCGGTTGGGCAACTCAAAACGGGCACCACCGAACGGGTTGAGCTGCGGATTGCGATCGCGACCGGGCTTGTGGTGGTCGGCGACCTCATCAGCGGCGATGCGTCAGAGGAGCACGCAACGGTCGGTGATGCACCAAACCTCGCTGCCCGGCTCCAGAGCCTGGCGGAACCGGGAGCGGTCGTCGTTGCCTCTTCGACGCGCAGGCTGCTTGGCGATCTCTTCACGTTTCGCAATCTCGGCCGTCGCGAGGTCAAGGGGATAGCCGAACCCATCGCGGTCTGGGCGGTCGAGGGCGCGACCGCATCGGAGAGCCGCTTCGAGGCGGTCCACGCGGCGCGCTCGATCGGCTTCGTCGGCCGCAAGGAGGAGATCGAATTCGCGCTCTCGCGCCAGCGGCTGGCATGGCAGGGGCAGGGCCAGATGGTGTTGATCTCCGGCGAAGCAGGCATCGGCAAGTCGCGCTTTGTCGCAACGCTGTCCGAAAGCCCCGCGTTGGGGGCGCACCGCCGGATGCGATATCAGTGTTCGCCCTACCACACCAACAGTGCGCTTCATCCCTTTGTCGCGCAGCTCGAACGCGCGGCCGGTATCCGCGCGCACGACACGCCGGAGCAAAAGCTCGACAAGCTCGAGGCAATGCTGGCCCTTGGGACGCAGCAGGTCGCTCGGGCGACACCGCTCATTGCGGCTCTCCTTTCGATTTCAACCGGCGACCATTATCCGCCGCTTGGTTTGAGCCCGGCGCAGCAGCGGCGACAGACATTTGCCGCCCTTCTCGACCAGCTCGAGGGCCTGGCGCGAGAGCAGCCCCTGCTGGTTATCTGCGAGGATATGCATTGGGCCGATGCCACGACACTTGAACTGTTCGACCTCGGGGTCGATCGGATCAGGGGGCTGCCGATACTCATGCTCATGACAGCCCGGCCGGAGTTCGAGCCCTCCTGGTCGGGTCTTGCCAACGTCGCTCTGTTGCGGCTCGACCGACTCGACCGGCAGGACACACGCGCGCTGGTCGAGCAGGTGACCATTGGTCGCCAGCTGCCGCGCGAGATGATGAAGCAGATTATCGACAAGACGGACGGCATCCCGCTATTCGTCGAGGAACTGACCAAGATGGTGCTGGAGTCCGGACTGCTCATCGAAGATTCCGGACGCTACCGCCTCGATAGTCCGCTCCCGCCGCTCGCTATTCCCGCGACGCTGCAGGATTCGCTGATGGCGCGGCTCGACCGGCTGGCTCCCGTCAAGGAGGTGGCGCAGATTGGCGCCGCCATCGGCCGCGACTTTTCATACGCGCTGCTGAGATATGTGACAGGACGCGATGATCTGACACTGAGCGCCGCGCTGGGGCAACTCGAAGAGGCGGAGCTGCTGGTGCGTCGCGGAACACCGCCCGACGCAAACTATAGCTTCAGGCACGCTCTCGTTCAGGAAGCGGCCTATGAAGGCCTGCTCAAGAGCAAACGGCAGCTGCTTCACAAGCGCATCGGCGATGTCCTGCGCGAGAAGTTTCCCGTCGTTGCCGAGACTGAGCCGGAAGTTCTGGCACACCACTTCACTGAGGCGGGGCTGAATGAGATCGCCCTCGAATGGTGGCGCAAGGCGGGCCAGCAAGCGCTGAAGCGCTCGGCCTATTCCGAGGCGATCGCGCATCTCGGCAAGGCGATTGCGTCCGCCGATGAGGTGCCGGATGATCCCCGCCGGATGATGAGCAGGCTGCATCTTCAAATCGAGTATGGCCGTGCATTGCGAGGCAGCCTCGGTCATAGCGCTCCCGAAACCGTAGCCGCATGGACGCGTGCCCGACGGTTCGCTGCCGACATCAATGATCCCGTTGAACTCGCGCCGGTCCATTCGGGTCTCTTCAATGCTTGCCTGACCCACGGCGAACTCGCTCCGATGCGGGAGCTGGCGGATGCCATCAGGAGCGCCGCTGACCGACGACCGGACTCACCGGTGGCCGCCGTCGTTGCACATTGGACGGGCGGGGTTACCTGCTGGTTCGGCGGTGACTACTTGGACGCGAGGATGCATCTCGAGCAGGCATTCGAGATCTATGGTGCCGAGCCGGATCCCGCGATGTTCAAGGCTTCGGCACTGGATCTCCCGTTCGTGATCATGAGGTTTCTCGCCCTGGTGCTTTGGCCGCTTGGCAAGATCGCGCGCGCACGCCGCCTCGCCGCCGAAGCGGTGAGTGCTTCGGGAGAAAAGCGGGCGCTGTCCCAGGCCAACGCGCTGGTTCATCGCGCTGTGTTCGACGGCCTATGCGGAGGCATGTTGCAGCAAACGGAGACAATCCTGGCGCTCGGTCTCGCGCGCGACCACACGATGCCGTTGTATGTGGCCGCCGGCACCTACCTGAATGGCCTCGCCAAGTGGCGTGCCGGCGACCAAATGACCGGACTGACGGAAATGCGTCGCGGCTGGACCTTGCTGCACGAGAATGACTGCTATCTCTGTGAGCCGTTTTGGGGGATGCATGTCGCCTTGGCGAACGCAGCGTCGGGCCAACTCGAAACCGGGCTGGAAATCTTGAGCGAATTGATCGCATGGACCGGGCAATCCGGCCAGCATTGGCTTGATGCCGAGCTGCATCGCGTCCGCGGCGAGCTTTTGTGGCGTCTTGATCCTTCGGACGAAGCCGGTGCGGAAGCTTCCCTCAACCGAGCGCTTGAGATTGCACGACACCAGCAGACGAAGACTTTCGAGCTGCGCAGCGCCCTTGGACTTGCACGCCTGCACAAGAGAAATGGCCGAGCAGGCGGGGTATCCGAAGTGCTTGCCGCTGTGCTGGCCGAATTCGATGTGGAGCGTAATCTTTCTGAAGTCGTGGAAGCGAAAGAGCTGCTTGAGCAAGTGCATTAG
- a CDS encoding polyhydroxyalkanoate depolymerase: protein MMSMYYQAFQNHMDLTAPWRAGASSALRFLNLVPQGLSGQVVGRLSAALELISRSTLTYDRPAYGIDSVMVGNREVGVTEEVAYATPFGSLLHFRKDGAPEQPRMLLVAPMSGHFATLLRGTVKTLLQDHDVYITDWHNPRDIPRREGRFGLDDYTDHLIDFLGQLGPRPHMVAICQPSVSALAAAAVMCEGNHPSRPATLTLMAGPIDTRIQPTRVNEFAKSRPIDWFEQNLINYVPVQCRGALRKVYPGFVQLTAFVSMNLERHIKQHMDLANHIAKGEKEKAASIKTFYNEYFAVMDLPAEFYIETVRDVFQEHLLPQGKLMHRGRPVNTKAVSRMGLMTVEGEKDDICSIGQTLAAQDLCTGVRAYRRVHHMQAGVGHYGVFSGKRWNNEIYPLLRDFVHVNS from the coding sequence ATGATGTCGATGTATTATCAGGCCTTTCAGAACCATATGGACCTTACCGCGCCGTGGCGGGCGGGAGCTTCGTCCGCGCTCAGATTCCTCAATCTGGTGCCGCAGGGCCTATCGGGTCAGGTCGTCGGCCGGCTCTCGGCCGCGCTGGAGCTGATTTCGCGCTCCACCCTCACCTATGACCGCCCGGCCTACGGCATCGACAGCGTGATGGTGGGCAACCGCGAGGTCGGCGTCACCGAGGAGGTCGCCTACGCGACGCCGTTCGGCTCGCTGCTGCACTTCAGGAAGGACGGCGCGCCGGAGCAGCCGCGCATGCTGCTGGTGGCGCCGATGTCGGGCCATTTCGCCACGCTGCTGCGCGGCACCGTGAAAACGCTGCTGCAGGACCACGACGTCTACATCACCGACTGGCACAATCCGCGCGACATTCCACGCCGCGAAGGCCGCTTCGGGCTCGACGATTACACCGATCATCTCATCGACTTCCTCGGCCAATTGGGCCCGCGTCCGCATATGGTTGCGATCTGCCAGCCCTCGGTCTCGGCACTCGCTGCCGCCGCGGTCATGTGCGAGGGCAACCACCCCTCGCGGCCTGCGACGCTGACGCTGATGGCAGGCCCGATCGACACGCGCATCCAGCCGACCAGGGTCAACGAGTTCGCCAAGAGCAGGCCGATCGACTGGTTCGAGCAGAACCTGATCAACTACGTGCCGGTGCAATGCCGCGGCGCGCTCCGCAAGGTCTATCCCGGCTTCGTGCAGCTCACGGCGTTCGTCTCGATGAATCTCGAGCGCCACATCAAGCAGCACATGGATCTCGCCAACCATATCGCCAAGGGCGAGAAGGAGAAGGCCGCGAGCATCAAGACCTTCTACAACGAATATTTCGCCGTGATGGACCTGCCGGCCGAGTTCTACATCGAGACCGTGCGCGACGTGTTCCAGGAGCACCTGTTGCCGCAAGGCAAGTTGATGCACCGTGGCCGTCCCGTGAACACCAAGGCCGTCAGCCGCATGGGACTGATGACGGTCGAGGGCGAGAAGGACGACATCTGCTCGATCGGCCAGACGCTCGCCGCGCAAGACCTCTGCACCGGTGTGCGCGCCTATCGCCGCGTCCACCACATGCAGGCCGGCGTCGGCCATTACGGCGTGTTCTCGGGCAAGCGATGGAATAACGAGATCTATCCGCTGCTGCGGGATTTCGTACACGTGAATTCGTGA
- a CDS encoding glutathione S-transferase family protein: MAKATLTISSKNYSSWSLRGWLLTKFSGLDFEEIVTAPDDASARAEILLLSSSILVPCLRHEGAVVWDTLAIAEYLNEAMPDAGLLPDDRVQRAHCRSICGEIHSGFTTLRASLPVNLKGHFPGFKIWSRAQADIDRVWSIWRDCLEKSGGPFLFGARRTMADAMYAPVVTRFVTYDVKLEPLLKAYADTIMAMPEMQEWIAAAKDEPAEIEELEVEY; the protein is encoded by the coding sequence ATGGCGAAGGCGACACTGACCATCAGCAGCAAGAACTATTCGTCCTGGTCGCTGCGTGGCTGGCTGCTGACGAAATTTTCCGGGCTCGATTTCGAGGAGATCGTCACCGCGCCGGACGACGCGTCGGCGCGCGCGGAAATCCTCCTGCTGTCGTCGTCGATCCTGGTGCCGTGCCTGCGCCACGAGGGCGCCGTGGTCTGGGATACGCTGGCGATCGCCGAATATCTCAACGAGGCGATGCCGGATGCCGGTCTGCTGCCTGATGACCGCGTCCAGCGGGCGCATTGCCGCTCGATCTGCGGCGAAATCCATTCCGGCTTCACAACGTTGCGCGCGTCGCTGCCGGTCAATCTGAAGGGGCACTTCCCCGGCTTCAAGATCTGGTCGCGCGCGCAGGCCGATATCGACCGCGTCTGGTCCATCTGGCGCGACTGCCTGGAGAAATCAGGCGGTCCCTTCCTGTTCGGCGCGAGGCGCACCATGGCGGATGCGATGTACGCCCCCGTGGTGACGCGCTTCGTGACCTATGACGTCAAGCTCGAGCCACTGCTGAAGGCCTATGCCGATACCATCATGGCCATGCCCGAGATGCAGGAATGGATCGCGGCGGCCAAGGATGAGCCGGCCGAGATCGAGGAGCTCGAGGTCGAATATTAG